In a single window of the Rhodamnia argentea isolate NSW1041297 chromosome 2, ASM2092103v1, whole genome shotgun sequence genome:
- the LOC115753567 gene encoding protein TIFY 10b-like isoform X1, giving the protein MEKSSFQQMFNQLSHRLKEKGALLGIAEKMEDQAVESVDSAQPRPTTMDLLKNMECSALASSHVGDQSSKANFIANAALNDLRKDVNSKTVKTDQITIFYAGSVHVFNDFPVDKMKALISYAANFSLDHISGHFVMNGGGSDKTSHVKLMASAQNSSVGAGLSNAEAAASDLPIARRASLHRFLSKRKDRASARAPYVRNSPTAASEHEEASSTHHRPRS; this is encoded by the exons ATGGAGAAATCAAGCTTCCAACAGATGTTCAACCAGTTGAGCCATCGTTTGAAGGAGAAGGGAGCCCTTCTTGGAATAGCTGAGAAAATGGAGGACCAAG CAGTAGAATCAGTTGATTCGGCTCAGCCACGACCGACAACGATGGACTTGTTGAAGAACATGGAGTGTTCAGCCCTGGCATCATCCCATGTCGGTGATCAGTCCTCCAAGGCAAACTTCATAGCGAATGCAGCACTGAACGACCTCAG GAAAGATGTTAATAGCAAAACGGTGAAAACTGATCAAATAACGATATTTTACGCCGGAAGCGTGCACGTCTTCAATGATTTTCCGGTCGACAAGATGAAGGCATTGATAAGTTATGCTGCAAACTTTAGCCTCGATCACATATCTGGTCATTTTGTTATGAATGGTGGTGGAAGTGACAAGACTAGTCATGTAAAACTCATGGCCAGTGCACAAAATAGCAGTGTTGGAGCTGGACTTTCCAATGCTGAAGCTGCTGCTTCTG ATCTCCCTATAGCAAGGAGGGCTTCACTTCACAGATTCCTATCAAAGAGAAAGGACAG GGCTTCGGCGAGAGCTCCTTACGTAAGGAACTCTCCTACTGCAGCATCCGAACACGAGGAGGCCAGTTCGACTCATCATCGACCTCGAAGCTGA
- the LOC115753567 gene encoding protein TIFY 10A-like isoform X2, protein MEKSSFQQMFNQLSHRLKEKGALLGIAEKMEDQESVDSAQPRPTTMDLLKNMECSALASSHVGDQSSKANFIANAALNDLRKDVNSKTVKTDQITIFYAGSVHVFNDFPVDKMKALISYAANFSLDHISGHFVMNGGGSDKTSHVKLMASAQNSSVGAGLSNAEAAASDLPIARRASLHRFLSKRKDRASARAPYVRNSPTAASEHEEASSTHHRPRS, encoded by the exons ATGGAGAAATCAAGCTTCCAACAGATGTTCAACCAGTTGAGCCATCGTTTGAAGGAGAAGGGAGCCCTTCTTGGAATAGCTGAGAAAATGGAGGACCAAG AATCAGTTGATTCGGCTCAGCCACGACCGACAACGATGGACTTGTTGAAGAACATGGAGTGTTCAGCCCTGGCATCATCCCATGTCGGTGATCAGTCCTCCAAGGCAAACTTCATAGCGAATGCAGCACTGAACGACCTCAG GAAAGATGTTAATAGCAAAACGGTGAAAACTGATCAAATAACGATATTTTACGCCGGAAGCGTGCACGTCTTCAATGATTTTCCGGTCGACAAGATGAAGGCATTGATAAGTTATGCTGCAAACTTTAGCCTCGATCACATATCTGGTCATTTTGTTATGAATGGTGGTGGAAGTGACAAGACTAGTCATGTAAAACTCATGGCCAGTGCACAAAATAGCAGTGTTGGAGCTGGACTTTCCAATGCTGAAGCTGCTGCTTCTG ATCTCCCTATAGCAAGGAGGGCTTCACTTCACAGATTCCTATCAAAGAGAAAGGACAG GGCTTCGGCGAGAGCTCCTTACGTAAGGAACTCTCCTACTGCAGCATCCGAACACGAGGAGGCCAGTTCGACTCATCATCGACCTCGAAGCTGA